The genomic window TTAACATTCATGCATTATGAATTCATTGATgattgagaatgataaaccagctcatgtggcatctgtcttgaaacccttctggactcttgactgattccatctttgaaatgcaactcccaagtttgactcgtgttttagcagggcgctggtcCTGATGATTTTCCAAGaagaccaggctttttagcgcagttagaatctagcatcagcctagaatcTATGCTGCCTAAATCTACtacatcaaagaaaaaaaatacttaatGAGGAAAGTACACACtcacttttaaaatggggctGCCAAGACTTTAAGGATGGATGTGTGCCTACAAATATGCGTTTCCAGGTGTTCTTTCTGGCAGGCGACATCCCTTGAAagaagctgctgaatgtaagcacttgaTGAGCTGGCCTGCGTAGAGAGAACAAAGTAAAATCAGTACTCAATTTTTTATATTGCATATAGTccaggtgcaagttgtaagaagataTAAGCACAGTGATGTTTCTAGGTATGCGTCCTGCGTCCCTGACGCATTAAAATCTGAAAGGACGCACTAAACTCACTATCCATGCGTCCCGGGACGCATCTCATTTTCCCCATGAAAAAcgatacattgtgaacattaaacaactcgtgtttaatcacagtgggtgtgttcgaaaccgcgtacttgcttactactcatactaactatgacgtcaaattgagtaagcgagaacttagtaagcgagtttaggtaagcgagtagtatccgaatgtcttctacttccggaaagattttgagtaagcatcgctagcttactagacgtactaaactgccccagaatgcactgcgtctattcaaaagaacagtggaagcaatggcgctaaacggggagccgcagcagcagtgcttttaataattgtttaacaattgttttaacatatcaccgcaaatccttaggttggaggtgtactgtgacgttaaatgtgacgtttatatatttatttataatgtttattaacggcgcccggtcggtaggttattgacacgtcatttgattcacgtcatttgaggtggttaagtaaggacggtcttctgaacgtcgattactcaaatggattactcaatcattatttaaggattcgagaagtaagccaaatatttagtaggtagtaagcagtaagcaagtaggcggtttcgaacacacccagtAACTGGCCCAAAAAACCTTCTTGTGAGCAGATCGGACAAGCGCTGTTTCAACCCTCTGCGCATCTACTCGGCGCAGACGTGATCTCCTGTACAAAGTATCGCGACATGCTAATTTAGCCGCTACCAAAACAACTAGCTCGTCACTGctgatttcatttcaacaattaaaaatacgaaCTTCAGAGTAAATAAACCCACGTTTCCACTGCTCGATGCTGTGCTCATTCGTGTCAAATGAGCAAATCAAACAAATCAAACATtgaatatatgtacatttatgacaaaatcgtgaggactagacttgtgacacacacacacacacacacacaaatgtggcgCTCGCGCGGTAATAGCTCattggcgccacctagtgatcattatgtgcaaatgcacagcCTCTCATTAAAATGACTTAGGGGTTTGACCCCTCTTGCGGCGCTAGGAGTAAGTAAAAATGGCCCGGCGTTTCTAGTGTTAAACATGAAAGGTTGAGTACTCAAGCTCTaaccatatcataccaccatcaaggagtttaacactattaatttaatttaagaaatagaataataataaaaaagaaacacatttttaaactggggagtcgacccattgaatttctcagggacccaccaaactcgccacctgtgggtcccggggactcactacattgaaaacctatcaacatcacatgtttagtgaattacattagcctaatacttaaaatgagttatatgaaatgatattacatccttgatttgtttacatattttatagttcATCTCATCAACTCAATACCATGAAATCAAGCTCTGCAGAAATTTGctaataaccctttgatttgaatcTGGTGTGAAGGGGAAAACATGCCTATAATAGTGCGTTCCAGGTACACTTTTTTTGCCCGTAAATAACCAGCTAAAACTGGGAGTACAAGAGGGTAGAAGGGTAGAAAACACGGGTTGCCTGGAATGCACCATATGTATTTAGGTTGAGTTTAACAGGTCGATCATCTCCTCATCAGTAAAACGCTAGAACTACTGCGGTCCAGTGGCCGGTAAAATACAGTTGTATTCGTTTGTTGTATGGTGAGCAGACATTGTTAAACATTGCATTCCCTTGGTCTCCAAGCAGTAGAGATCAGTGCCTGTAGCccctttgttgaattgtgccCATTCTCGTGTGATGCCCCTTACTTTCTGAGGTGCACACTcgagttacagtgtgtgtattataGGAATGATTGGGCGGCCATGTATTAGTCCGCTGTCCTTGCTTTCATAGGTCCGtggtatttacacacataactgaTGCTATCAGTATCTACCGTAACATTAGCGATAGTAACttggctgttagctgtagcgctaatgctaaagcaacattatcatgctaacaaggtaaccatatacagtaaagcaacacaatgatatggcGTTAGTTAACTTACTTTTTCGAGGTTTGGAGCTGAGCCGAGGAGAGTTGGTACTGATCCAGACTTGATTTTCAGACATTGAGCAAGTCCAGCTTTGTATTCGCCCAAGTTGAGGAAGCAGTCGTCAGTGAAATGATTGGCGCAGACTGGCGCATTTCCAGAGACAATAAAATTAACCCACTGGTTCTTCAGCGGCTCGGGTGAATTAACAAAATATAGACGTTTGTGTTCATTTGTACATCCAAACACTGAGCAACTACGATGCTTCGCTCGTTTGCAAGCCACGGTGTCTCTCAAGGAAAGAACTATGTGTACACTTTCGTAACACATTTTCTCATGGGCGGTCGGGACAAATAATCTGGCCGGGAAAAataagagaaaggggaggtaacctttccccgtaatatattttttttttttcattgaacaTGGTTAAAAATAATTCAAACTAAATAACGAGTATTAAAACGCAAGAAAATAATCctaaacaataaataataaagttcaAATtataccgttttttttttaattatgatgatgatgttcagcTCGTATGTTAAAAGAAATCAAAGCTTTTGGAccaaacaataacacaatatttGAACAGATTAACCGAAACCATCAaacaagtaaaagaaaaacagaaattcaCTGCTCCAGCTCATAACAATTCATTACTTTTTTAGTTTTGATATTGTGGTACATTTTAAGCCTTTTGCATTGGTTCAAAGTTTCCCTCTGGCTTAGGAAGTTCACacaggacacagacacagacacagacacacactaaacagAAAAATAAGAGACCCGACACAAACCCAACCCCTGATTAATCATGGTAGGTTTGTTATCCTACCAAGAGTATTAAAGAAACACTTGACACTACACTGTGTCTCAACTCATTGTAGTAATTTGGagctgattggacaattcagccaaTGAATCAAATAGgttacctccctcagcagcattcgtgCATTGCGCAACATGACTACATGCAGAGAGAAGTGATAGTTAGTTAGCAGAGTCGTAAAAGCACTTTCTAcccatttcagtggaggaatggACTCCTcatgcaatgttatacttaaaaggatcAAGTAAATTACATATTAATCAAGTCTTTCagcatgtatttaaaaaaaaaaaatgatacaaCGGTCCCAAACTGCATTTGAAATAGACCTTGAGACTCGGGTAAAACACTATAGGACATTGATCATGATAtgcctcaatatcagaataacaaccatgggtcaaatagcaatggctcgttgaatgaaagtgaaagtagtgtaagcttgtccaggccctgcaagtcaggatgtaggctatgaatcagaATATTTTTTTAGCTTGTGGGCATCCCAGAAACCAATTCTATATTTTCTTTGGGAGGACCCCCGTCCATTACTGCACCCCACCCACGAATTGGATCACCACCAGCCGCTGCTGTAAAcagggagtgaagggggaccaATGCTAGGAATCTTCTGACTTTGTCCCGTTAGAATAATGCTGCATTCTAGAGGGAGGACCGGCTTAAACTGAGCATCACTGAGATCTCGACATTTAACCAGGGACCATTTAAAATGGTTCATCTTCAACCATTATGATACAATCCATCCAAGGTAGTTAGCATTAAGCGCAAAGAATGGGAAGGTAAGTGGAATGAACACAATCATGTATAATGTGGGGTTCAATCGCAGTCTATTTCACAAGTGAACTTTGCAGGCTTTTTGTAATAAGCTAACAAAGATAAGGGTAATGAGTGTCGTGGCAATATCAAGCAGACTTTAACATACAAATTATATAATCCCCGTTTGAATAATTTGTCTATTTCAATGAATTTCTAACCATTCTCCATGGAACTAGAGATACCTCCTGCCCTCTCTAATCGAAAGGTGTTGGTAGTTTTGGATTTGCAACTGTGGGCACCAAGTTTGATACTGAGGCCAATCCAaagacttctttgttgtgtagattcATTTAACTGCCTTGCAGCCATGTCCACTTCATCCCTATTGTGAATTGCAATTCAacttggtctctcctctggccaaTCCTACACTCCACGAAAATCAGGCGAATCAAAAGTTGAAGGCGTTTAATcatgatgaaaagaaaaacaaaaagcagTAATTTCAATCAATACAGGACAGAGGTCTCAATCAAAGCGTCCCGTTACCCCGTGTCAAagtgtgcttgagcatgtgcacacgcaaattgcttgggtcgctgtagctggcgttgcagtgcagacacacgcagggcttttccccagagtgagtcctcaggtggatcttcaggttgcaTTTCCGTTGGAAgcccttcgtgcattggtcacacctgtagggcttctccccagagtgagtcctcatgtggatcttcagggtgcctttctgactgaagcgcatcgtgcattggtcacacttgtagggcttctccctagggtgagtcctcatgtggatattCAGGTTGCTTTtcagactgaagcgcttcgtgcattggtcacacttgtagggcttctccccagagtgagtcatcatgtggcgcttcaggtGGTCTTTCAGAATGAAGCCCTTCGTGCATTgttcacacttgtagggcttctccccagagtgagtcatcATGTGGCGCTTCAGGCGGCATTTCAGACGGAAGCATTtcttgcattggtcacacttgtagggattctccccagagtgagttctcatgtggcgcttcaggAGGTCTTTCAGAATGAAGCCCTTCGTGCATTgttcacacttgtagggcttctccccagagtgagttctcatgtggcgcttcaggaggtctttcagactgaagcacttcgtgcattggtcacacctgtatggcttctcaccggagtgagtcctcaagTGGCCCGTCAAGTGGCTTTTCTGACTGAaccacttcgtgcattggtcacacttgtagggcttctccccagagtgagtcctcaggtggatcttcaggtcgCATTTCCGCtggaagcgcttcgtgcattggtcacacctatAGGGcctctccccagagtgagtcattATGAGGCAATTCTGGTGGCTTGTGCTTCGgcagcgcttcgtgcattggtcacacttgtagggcttctcaccggagtgagtcctcatgtggctcttcaagtggcttttcagactgaagcccttcgtgcattggtcacacttgtagggcttttccccggagtgagtcctcatgtggacaatcatattggcattgttgggaataacctttccacacaagacaccgggccggcccttgcggcagccctgatgcccagtcagctcctcaaggcggacgagtcgcacgctgcagttcaggctcttggccacgctgtggtctgaggacagcgagctcaaggcctccagtTCTGACGCGGCAAaaagggtgtcatggccgtccaccgccagtgggccctccccttgtccgtaaacgctcaggatgcgcagctccccgctgtgacttgacatgtgggaggagccaggggcgtccacacgcagactctccgaggtggcgcagCGCTGCGTGCTGAAGTCTCTAATGTCATTgccgtcttcttcagagaggaaaacagagagaaagTAATGTTTTAATTAATCTTTTTCACAAAAGGTATACAGCATGCactttgtacacacttgtgtatTGGAAGAACTATATTTGGACATTCTTTCCAACTTCTGTGTGTTGATTATGCATTTTCCTTGTCGCCCTTTGGATGGTCAAGGGTTAAATGCTCCTGCTGAGAAGGCAaaatcgagtacattctcagtttatcacagttgttttcttgcatagatgcaatgtgtattaccaacctacggcgggcatgcctcgaccaatatcctcttctactttgattgaaatggtgtctggtgtctgctgctttccacataaagaaggaaacacacacaagacatattctttcattttcacagaatagttgtcaatccccactaccgacagattaggcatttttacactgcaCTTGGAACGTCCTGCAATTTCAATGTCTTccctgtgtatttatttttatctgaGTGTAGGTGTGAGAAGgtggaggatttcaccttctcacagtaGGCTAAAAcactattaattatttacaagtgcaaaaatgccaacatattctttattctgctaaCCAGCAGTTCCTCGCTGtggctggacatgtgggaggagccaggggcgactACACCCAGATTCTCTGAGGTGTCGTTGCgctgagtgctacggtctccaaaggcatcgcagtcttctgcagagggagaaaaaaaggaaaaagttattgttttgatacattatttgcataaagggaggcattgtgtatttgtacaagtcaaagaaactctttaaatgtatgcaacattgacacagagggtttaaaatgtgtactgctgacaaagattcacagttctggagagggacgtctcctccagcaacctcctccctagactcaaagctcaagtggttggccaggttaaggacactcaacgaacaccagcgcaaagtgatctgatcacaacatgacatgcgaggcaagcacaataattctattttgacactaaaaagcaacaacgtgtccttccctctaagctgatcagctaacattcatacattatgaattcagtgatgtttgagaatgataaaccagctcatgtggcatctgtcttgaaacccttctgggctcttgactgattccatctttgaaatgctactcccaagtttgactcgtgttttagcagggcgctggtcatgatgcttttccaaagaggaccaggctttttagcgcaggt from Gadus macrocephalus chromosome 4, ASM3116895v1 includes these protein-coding regions:
- the LOC132455203 gene encoding zinc finger protein 431-like — translated: MQTVYQNNDSFFSPSAEDSDAFGDRSTQRGATSESLGVDGPGFSHMSSNSGELKILSVYGKGEGPLAEDGHETLFTTSEVEDLNSLSVDHRTAKSLGRGERLVRHEELSVQQTPDTISIKVEEDIGGGMPAVEDGNDIRDFSTQRCATSESLRVDAPGSSHMSSHSGELRILSVYGQGEGPLAVDGHDTLFAASELEALSSLSSDHSVAKSLNCSVRLVRLEELTGHQGCRKGRPGVLCGKVIPNNANMIVHMRTHSGEKPYKCDQCTKGFSLKSHLKSHMRTHSGEKPYKCDQCTKRCRSTSHQNCLIMTHSGERPYRCDQCTKRFQRKCDLKIHLRTHSGEKPYKCDQCTKWFSQKSHLTGHLRTHSGEKPYRCDQCTKCFSLKDLLKRHMRTHSGEKPYKCEQCTKGFILKDLLKRHMRTHSGENPYKCDQCKKCFRLKCRLKRHMMTHSGEKPYKCEQCTKGFILKDHLKRHMMTHSGEKPYKCDQCTKRFSLKSNLNIHMRTHPREKPYKCDQCTMRFSQKGTLKIHMRTHSGEKPYRCDQCTKGFQRKCNLKIHLRTHSGEKPCVCLHCNASYSDPSNLRVHMLKHTLTRGNGTL